The Antechinus flavipes isolate AdamAnt ecotype Samford, QLD, Australia chromosome 4, AdamAnt_v2, whole genome shotgun sequence genomic interval TAGCCGCTATTTCCCTTCACAGTGTATACTATAATCCTAAAACAAGTTGTAGTCTTTTTTCTAAAAGCTTAAAAAGAAACATagttaaatgtataatttttaattgGATATGTACTTGAGAAACAATCATAGTCATGAAGTCCTAGGTTCAAGGCTCTGCTAGATGATCACGGGTcagttacttaatttttttgtatctcaGGCAAGGAGTTGTTTATCTCTTGGTTAGAATAGGAGTTTCTTGTCAGGATAAATTCATAGTTTGAGACcaaaaaatacacatatgtatatgtatttgtttcGTCAAAATTATATACCTTTGAATCAAAAGTTCTCAATTTGGatctaagaaattttttaaaaaatatttccttgtaattctgtgaattttattctattcattgaaaaaattctgaaaaagtaTTCATAAACTTCATCAACTTGCCCTAAGTTTCCAGAAAAAGCTTAATCCCTtgctttaaattataaattagcaAGAAGAGGCCATGCTTTATTGTTGGTAtgtaacagaggaaaaagtattGGATGCTCAGTATTGGAGGACTGGTAATACACATTGCTTGTAACCTGCCTTagaatgctatttaaaaaaaaaaaattatagtggtCACAACCTGTATGTGCCTTATTTGTCATGCCTAGGGCATATAACTGTCACAGAGTTTGAATTTGGTCATATGAGTGACTTTCACACAATAGATTCAAATGAACTATTGCTATGCAATATCAACATTGTCATAGATATGGCATACTTGAAGATGTGAGAAGAGAGGCATCTAACACTGGGGTGCAGAGGAATACATTGTTAACTGTTGGTATTTGTGGGGCGTGGCTTTAAGATATTGTTTACTTCACATTGTTTCTCCATTTAAACTCCAGATTTCTTTCCCCCCAAGAGACATCACATTTCCTTGAAGTGGATATAACCTAAAGAGTTTTCAAAGGAGCTAAGACATAAATACTTGTGATGCTTTGAAGGACAAACTGAAGCAAAAGGAGCGGAACTCTTTGGTTTGTCTAAGAAGGAAGTGAACATCATGGATCAAAACAACAGCTTGCCGCCTTATGCCCAGGGCTTGGCCTCTCCTCAGGTAATACAGCTGGACCATGGGTAGAAAGCTGCATTGTAAGGGACAggtaagagggagggaagggaggtggATTGTTGAAATATTGGCATGGATTTGCATTTATTGTTTGAACCTTGTGTTTTAAACTGTTTGTTCAGACAACACCACCAGATTTTGAATAGAAATTATGAAAGCTTTTGTTGTAATCaggattttatttcaaaatggtaaaagttttttgtttttgtttttgtttttttgtaaaggGAATATCTAATTTCTGGATAAATCCTAGAAGTTTACCAAATGATCATAGATTTTTTAAAGCTtgtgataaatatatttttctagttttgtccTTAAAACTATATGTTTAAAAATCCTAAACCCAggtctatcttttttttaaatctagtagTAAAAATTACTTTGCATCAGCTCCAAATGGTGTGTGAATCAGGTTGTTCTGCATGCTGTACATGTTTATAAAACATTAAGTAAAAAGTTAATAACATAGGAAAATGCATGTTAGAGCTTTAGTATGTggctcccttccccccctccccagtttCTAGTTTGTCTTGTTTCTACTGTATTTTGGGTGGCAGAAACTATTTGACAGAAATATTCTGTcctataaaatgtgaatatttcaTACTTTCTGACATAAATTGCAGGTACAAAGTTCTGATATCTATCAATTATTAGTATTTTTGGTCTAATAGAGCACAGAGATAACTAGATGTTCTGAACTTCTTTGAGTAGCCATTAATTAGTGTTTAATCTTGAGGATATTGAGACTTATTTAACTGTAAAATTGGGGATTAAAATGCTGTTCATGACTAGCCTTCATGTGAAATAATCCACATGCGTATGACTTGAAAAGTTACAAAGTATTTTAGAATTGCAGTATATTCATATCAATGATGGAAAATTGTTGATTTACCTTTTTTGTGAGGGATTAACTTTTTTAGGCATTTTTGAATAGAGATTAATAATTATGGTAATTTTAAAGagcattcttttatttgttcttggtgtctcagaattagaaggaatctCAAAGCATAAATTCTTTATAACTACAACTGAAAATGCAGAATATTAAAATGAGGACATTTTCCCCCCTATATTTTATTAATGTTGAATGCCAATCAAACCATATACTCTCAGCCAAATGCCTGCATAACTAATTTTACTCTTGTTCTCTTCAGGGTGCCATGACTCCTGGAATTCCTATCTTTAGTCCAATGATGCCCTATGGTACAGGACTGACTCCCCAGCCTGTCCAAAGCACAAGCAGTCTTTCTATTCTAGAAGAGCAGCAAaggcaacagcagcagcagcaacagcagcagcaacaacaagcTGCCCAACAGTCTGCATCTCAACAAGCAACCCAGGGAACTTCTGGCCAAACCCCACAGCTCTTCCATTCACAGACTCTTACCACGGCACCTCTGCCAGGCACTACACCCTTGTATCCTTCCCCAATGACCCCTATGACTCCCATTACACCAGCCACACCTGCATCTGAAAGCTCTGGAATTGTACCACAGCTACAGTAAGTATGTTTGTCTGGTATATCTACTTCCTTCCTCTGAATTtgtagggaaaatatttttgaagttttatgttttcattttagaGGTAACCATAGTAATATTTTAAACTTGGCTTATTTTTTACAAATCTAAAAGAAACCTTTGTAAATGACCTTTAGTAAACAGATTATCAGTCTTCATATATTAAGTGCCACTGCAaggcattttttccttctcacttcctTTAATTTTGCACTGCATAGAAGgcactaaatatttgttgaattaaattgaatttgtgAACTTGAGCTGATGGGAATCAAGAGGGTCCTTTGTTTACTCCCCTGAATAGATTGCTGCTGATCAGAGATTGCTTTAAATATTCTTACTCCTCCAATACTCCTTTCACAgataaactttttcctttttggtctgaggTAGCCCAGTAAAAACTAGTTCTAAATAGAAGACAGAAACATAAAGCCTGAATCTCATCTTTCACCAAGTGatgtttattttagaaaataaatttggtCTTCCTTATTTACTTGTATTGTTCCAGTTTTTGAACAAGTAGTctgttttgttctcttttgtcttttttattcagACTAAACTCATTGGTAATTTTTTAGCAGGGCTCAGGAGTTTGGTGTTCTTATGCAATTGTTAATCCAAGTCCATTCTATATGTTAGTACATTCTTGTTATTGGTtattaaattattcatattttctctttaaattgcTTTTAGGAACATTGTATCCACAGTGAACCTTGGTTGTAAACTTGATCTAAAAACCATTGCACTTCGTGCCCGAAATGCTGAATACAATCCCAAGGTAAAAAGCTGCTTTGATACTCtcaaaagttaaaattatatCAGAATACATTTTacttcaaaataaaagaattcaaatacagtaAATCCAGAATCGAGGAGCTTAAGTcatgttttcagttttctttaaatCTCCAAAATAAAGCCCAGAATActcctttttatatataaagtgtttGAGGCTTTGAAcagaaatatttttcagtttaataACAAAAGTCGACAGATATTCAGAATTTTGTTATTAGCTTAAGTCACAGATTCACTGTAGCTTTAGGGGGATCTCCTGTGCCTTTGCTTAAAATGGGTAAGAGAATTGCCACATATTTAATAGTAGatattgtaaaatataatttacagATAAAACTTATATAGATCATAAGTAATATTCTGAAaactcaaattattttctttttcttaactcaCTTGCCTATCCAAAAAACTCTTCTAGAAGCATAAATTAGGTTTTCTTTACCATAAATGAAGACTGGTACTAAGTCACTGGTAAACATAAAACTTTCATTCTTTCTATCTtgcattaatatattttaaactgaaATTGCACACATATAGAGTACCTAAGTAGAGATTGCCACTCGTTCCATACATTTTTCAATGTCTTGAAAATCAGTatcttgaaaaaattaaattgagacTCTGCTAGGCTCccagatataaaaagaaaggctCCATATATACCAGAATATCTGTAGCATGGCTTTTTCTTGTAGCAAAGATCTAAAAGCAGAatttcagttggagaatgcctaAACAAATTGTGCCACATGAATGTAATGATGAATATGGTGAACACAGAGAGGTATGGAAAGACTCAAACGAAATATtgcagaagaaaataagaagaaaactaTACATAATGACTACAACATTGTAAATGGTGGGGAACAGTACTAAACAATCAAAAATGTTGCAGAATTGCAAAGAATAAACTTggccccaaagaaaagaaaaagatatgagaagaaatTTCCCCCTACTGCTTTGTAAAGGTGGGagttgggaggggagagggaaggagagcgTGTACTATGGGTATAGAACATTGTGTATACCATAAGATttgttttttcaatgtattgGTCACTTTTActgtgtttttgtctctctcttttttttttaaataattctttgttataaaaaatgGGTATTTGGAAGGAACAGGGAGAGATTAAGGCAGTgttaagacatttttaaaaattaaatgagacctAAACAAAATGTACATTGgatagattgaaaaaataaaaatgattacatTCATATCATTAAAACTCTCCAgctaccgtatatactcgagtataagccaacccgaatataagccgaggcccctaattttaacccaaaaatctgggaaaacttattatatcagtaggtttaggtagtGCACCGGTACCCGCAGAGGAGGAGAGCAGGTGCCAGCATTAATATACAGTCTGgttaccgactgtgatactacaggaacagccgcaTCACCGTAGCAACGGCGGGCCCTGTAATATAACAGTTGGCACTcgcgctgtatactacacagcaggggggcattaaaagggatatttacacatgttttatctagtgattCGAGTATAAGctgaggaggggattttctgcccaaaaattgggcagaaaaacccggcttatactcgagtatatacggtaatCGCTATTTAGCTTCAGAAAGGTCATTTAAAGTAAGATTTAAGAAAGAATCATTGGCATTTTGGTACAATGCTTTGTAAGTCAAGCTCTACATTGTTTAGAATTGCTGTTCAGTAACATTATTAAGAATTTTCTATTGGTAACATTTTAGCGTTTTGCTGCAGTCATCATGAGAATAAGAGAGCCAAGAACTACTGCCCTTATTTTCAGCTCTGGGAAGATGGTATGCACAGGAGCTAAAAGGTAAGAGCAGCCATCACTTTCCTTATAGTGAACACTTGAGTAAAAGATCATGAACCCTGAGGTTTCAAAGCTTTTAGGATaaattaaatggtttttttttttttgatgttttaaatATCATTCTATTAGTCAAATTAGCTTCTAAACTCtaggtcagtggttctcaaatttttcagTATCAGGACctctttgtacttttaaaaatttagaatccCAAAGGGTTTTGTGCGTTATGTGGTttcaatatttaccatatttagAATTAAGGTTGATAAATGCTTAcagatattcattttaaaataataataaatcaattgCATGTTAACATAAATGATATTTCTATGAAAACTAACttgtccaaaaaaatttttagtgCAAAGAATGACATTGctttaatatctcatttaatagaAGACTCTTACATTCTGCTATTTGTTTCTAGATtcattctcttgatattttttattttggttaaaGTATATGGAGAAAATCTGGGCtcagaaagaaatctagctagaaaaagaaagattattttaataagaaaaaactcttagttttattatgaaaatttttGACCTGAATAGATCTTGTGGCACAAACCATACTTTAGGGGTTAGCAACTTTTTTCTGATCACCATTGTTACAAATCTATGATCATTAATAGATACTGTAAACAgtccttttccccttcatttgTATTTGACAGTAGTTATGATGTGAGTACTTGTATTGGCCCTTCTTTTCCTAACAAAATCTGGCCAtaacaaaatgttttccttagCATGGTAGTgtgtaagaaaaaacaaaaaggaaaatattattatgGACATGTTGATTTTTGCTCTTACAGAAAgtaaagtgaggaaaaaaaaaactattctacttttttactttctgtggtttttatttgtttccacagaacaaaacaggtATGAAATTCCCATATGACCAAGAATAATATGTAAAttggaaatgcttaataaaataaaaatatacaatatacataatatttgtttgtggttttctaagtcagttagCTGCTTCAGGGATTGTTTCTGTTTATGTTTGACACCACAGGCAAAATAGACTTTTGGATAAAGACAAAATACTCCTTTGCTTCATCTTTCTTCCTCagtatattagatatgttgcttTGTAAAATGCACCACTTGGCTcttgacagtaaaaaaaaaaatagaaataattgtaagtaacataatattttatggttttcaaaataattttttttacaatgaccCTCTGAGGCATGAAATAACCTAAATAATATGACTTCTTTAGTGAtgacttttttaacttaatttgttAATACTATCTAACCAATATCATCATAACTTCCCATTGATTGCCTCTCATATAATAGTTAAGTATAGATAAAGAAGATGGAAAAACGCTTTGGTCATGTTTGAAAATGTGTGGCCCCTTAGTAATGGTTTGTCTTTTATCTTTGTgccaagagacagacagaaagatgcTTTACCAACTGCCTTCTGAAGTTGTGATTATTCATTAATATTGATCTTCACATAAATATGCACTATGATGTTTATGATATTCAATATTTCagttctatagatttttttttcattgctccattgtctttttttttttttttaaccttgtaaTGGTGTAATTTATAGAGTGCGAGgcatagagtcagaaagactcattttcacaGGTTGAAATCTGCCCTCTGATActtgctaattgtgtgaccttgggccaaaTCACAATTCTATTTGCCTTATTttcttcgtctgtaaaatgagctagagaaagaaaaggcaaatcattccagtatctctgccaagaaaatctcttATAGGGTCATGAGGAGTCGGATATGATTAAACAAACtgagcaaaaataaatatttaagccTTTATTGTATATAGCACATAGACAGAAGAggaatgatataaaatttaaataacaaacCCTTGTTACCTTAATGGAAGTTACAGTTTAGTAGGGGGtgtgattaataaataaataacaccaACAAAATGTGCATAAAAGTTCATAAAACACGTGTGCATTATGCTATCTGAGATATAAAAAGTGAATAGTCGTCAACTATGCAAATCAAGAAAAAGGTAGTATTTGAGTTGGGCTCTAAAGAATACATATAGTCTTCTAAGCAAAAGTAATTACCTGAGtgtttcttattaaaaaacaaaaatatattgtgGTATTTTGGCATTTGATTTAGTCTGctgtctgcttccattttatggtagagttcatcttattcacattcacagttaaaattactaattcgtGGACAGTTAGGTGGGGCAGTGactaaagcaccagccctgaagtcaggaggacctgagttcaaatctgttttcggacacttaatacttcctagctatgtgaccctgggcaaatcacttaatcccagttgcctcagcaaaaaaaaaaaaaaaatactaattatttcccaccatcttattttcctcaagttataattttctctttctttcccccctttccttcatTAATATTTTACTTCTAATCATCCCTCCCTCAATCTGTTCTCCCTTTTACagcccctctcccctttccccttctacttctgttcttccttctattagcctccccctttccctaGAGAACACTATCAATGGAGTTCAGTAGTATGGGATCAATCTTGAAAGTTGAAGTCCTTCAGTGGTAAACTAGGAGTTTGAATTCTACTGAGTAGGCAGGAGAGAATCATGTGTTTAAGCAGAAGAGTAACATAAActaaaatgtgaataaaaagaGTAACTGTACAATAAAGGCTATATTGGGAATGATGGGAAGAAAGGGGAGTATAATAAAGGCAGAATGCTCATCCTAGGATAGTGACTGTGGGAAGAGTACATGGTAACTgattagatagaaagaaagaagagggaactGCCAAAGAGAACAGTATGTCTTTGAGCTTGTAAAAGTGGGCAAATGCTAGTGTTGTCGAAAAAAGTAATGAAGTAGTTGATAAGGACAGTTTTTATACACATAGCATTTGCATTGGTCAATGAAATATCTAAATAGAGGTGCATCTAGGAAATTTATGTAGGTCTGGAATTGCGTAAAGAAGACAAGGCATCTACATAGAGGATGTAATTGAAGCCCTGAGAATAAATTAAATTGCCTATtgagtgagaagaaaggaaagtagaaaagagagTCTACAGGAACATCGACTTTAAAGATAGGAAAGACTGCTTGGTATCAAGAAAAGAGCATTAGAGTTTAAATGTGTTAGAAGCAGATTTGAAATTTCTCTCCAACACTTAACTAAGCTATATGCCACAAGCagatcttttaatttttccatagcactttatctgtaaagtggagataataccACCAATGGTATTTTGTCTCAGAGTTACTAAATTAGAAGGGGATAGGTAATTGGTATAGGTGGActtattcttcctcctttcttttttcctaccttccttccctgAAATGTTTAGGCCAAATAATATTCTAAAAGAGCAGAActgacctcattttcttttctttttttataatagctttatttttcaaaacatgtaaatacagttttcaacatACACCCTTGcgaaaccttgtattccaaatttttctctttccctttcctaaatagcaagtaatccaatatgttaaacatgtgcaatttttctaaacatatttccatatttatcatgttgcagaagagaaatcagatcaaaaggggggaaatgagaaagaaaaaaacaataataaaaaaggtgaaaatactatgttgtaatccatattccatccccatagtcttctttcttgATGCAGATCTCTCTCACACAAGTCCATTAAAATTGGCCTGAGtcccttcattgttgaaaaaagctaaaTTCATCACagtgatcatcaaataatcttactgttgctatgtacaatgttttcttgattctgttcacttcgcttagtatcagttcatattattctctccaggcttttctaaaaccattctgatgattgtttcttatagaacaataatattctattatattcatatgccataatttattcaaccatttcccaactggTGGGGAATTTACTCAATTTCCCGTTcattaccactacaaaaaggactgctataaacatttttttggagtatttcccttttttatgacttccttggaatacagatccagtagagacactactggatcaaaaggtatacaagAAACTGACCTCATTTTCATACTTTTGTTAAAGGCCAAAGCTTAAGGCAAATTTTCTAACATGATAATATTAAAGAACAgttaaaatttgcttttatcaTAAATTTAAATAGTTTATCTTTTGCTGTTGATGGTAAGTTGCCACATAAGACATTTTGTCTCTTTTATAGTACATTTTTGCCTGATATCATCTTTTGATTATTTGgggctagaaataattttttttttccttcctcagtgAAGAACAGTCCAGATTAGCAGCCAGAAAATATGCCAGAGTTGTACAAAAATTGGGCTTTCCAGCCAAATTCTTGGATTT includes:
- the TBP gene encoding TATA-box-binding protein; the protein is MDQNNSLPPYAQGLASPQGAMTPGIPIFSPMMPYGTGLTPQPVQSTSSLSILEEQQRQQQQQQQQQQQQAAQQSASQQATQGTSGQTPQLFHSQTLTTAPLPGTTPLYPSPMTPMTPITPATPASESSGIVPQLQNIVSTVNLGCKLDLKTIALRARNAEYNPKRFAAVIMRIREPRTTALIFSSGKMVCTGAKSEEQSRLAARKYARVVQKLGFPAKFLDFKIQNMVGSCDVKFPIRLEGLVLTHQQFSSYEPELFPGLIYRMIKPRIVLLIFVSGKVVLTGAKVRAEIYEAFENIYPILKGFRKTT